In the Channa argus isolate prfri chromosome 6, Channa argus male v1.0, whole genome shotgun sequence genome, tgcaacaTATTAGGTACACTGCTCATATCAAATCTGCTCTGTAATATAACAAAGAAAGATCCAAAAGAAAAGTTGAGCAGAGAAGTGAGGTGAGGTGTGCAGGTGCTGACAGctttctgtctgctctgtttagagccagaaaaacacactttaagaATCTTCATGTAAGTATAGAGAATTACAGACAGGGGAGCACAGACTATGACTGAAGCAGCAATGAGTTCATAGATGTTATTTACACTAGTATCAGAACATGCCAGTTTTATGATGGAGTAGTTGTCACAATACACTTGGTTTATGATGTTCCCACACAGCTGTAAAGAGGCAGTCAAACATATTGTGACAGAAACTCCAAAAACAGGAGGCAACCAGATAACAGCAATAAGCAACATAACCTTAAtagatgtcatgtgtgtgttATACTGCAGAGGATAACAGATAGCAAGGTATCTGTCATAAGACATGATGGCTAAATTAGTAAATTCCACACCTCcataaatgtacacacagaaaacctgcagaaaacaaaagtgagCAGAAACTGTGTGAATATCAGAAAGAATCTGAACTAGAAGGAATGGAAACAACGCTGTACTACAGAGCAGTTCATTTACAAACAGgctgcacagaaaaatgtacataggtTCATGTAGACTTCTGTTCGTACATATAACCACAATGAGCGACACATTACTAGaaataatgacaatataaaacaaaaaaataaaaagaaagtataAGCACTTTAAAACTCCAGTATCAAAGTAGGCAGAGAgtacaaaatatgaaacatgtGTAGAGTTTATCATGATCCCTTTGGTTCAAAGCACTAACACTGTAGAGGATTAATTTAGTATATTGTAAATGATGTAGATTTAATAGTTCAgctaatttaaatttaaacacttATCACAAAGTGTGAAATCAAGACAAACACCATTCTTTCAAGTCACAGTGAAGGAACCGATCAGGAATCACAGGGACAAAAACTACAAACTGTTTCTGCCGAACAAAATATCAATGAGCCCCTCTAACTGTACTAAAACTCTGGCCCTGCCTCTGCTTCTTTTAAGCTTCCACCAGTGGACGCCCacagcagcacactgacatcATTACAACAGTCAGTAATTTACATGACTTGCAGAACTAAGTCCACTTCCAATTTAGTGGCACCTTTGGGAAAATGTATAAACAGAATATATGGTGCTGTACTTTATACTTTCAATTTTTGGGGGGTGCTCTAAAGTGGCACAATTATCTGttgctctctttttctgtcatctTAATTTAATCTGGATAATTTATCATTGAGCTTAAGATCTCTTTTGCAAGGGACTTGAGAACAAATTCCACAATTATAGTTCataaacatatcaataaaacCCATTCATCAATCTCTCTAAAGTTGTTGCTGAATGGGCATTTTTGGGGGACCAGAATTGTTTTACCTAATCAAAATATCCCATCAAAATATGTCCCATGTTTCAATATGGCAAAAGTCcacacagcacaaaacacaggCTACACTGGCAACACTCTGCATAAGCATTTGGCTAATAAAACAA is a window encoding:
- the LOC137129309 gene encoding olfactory receptor 5P6-like; its protein translation is MINSTHVSYFVLSAYFDTGVLKCLYFLFIFLFYIVIISSNVSLIVVICTNRSLHEPMYIFLCSLFVNELLCSTALFPFLLVQILSDIHTVSAHFCFLQVFCVYIYGGVEFTNLAIMSYDRYLAICYPLQYNTHMTSIKVMLLIAVIWLPPVFGVSVTICLTASLQLCGNIINQVYCDNYSIIKLACSDTSVNNIYELIAASVIVCAPLSVILYTYMKILKVCFSGSKQSRQKAVSTCTPHLTSLLNFSFGSFFVILQSRFDMSSVPNMLQIFLSLYFFTCQPLLNPVIYGLKMSKICITCKSLLLCPVEKFHPTALFSWSGKRKK